One genomic region from Xyrauchen texanus isolate HMW12.3.18 chromosome 4, RBS_HiC_50CHRs, whole genome shotgun sequence encodes:
- the LOC127643209 gene encoding homer protein homolog 1-like isoform X1 has translation MEAREMVIRLPGRSSVPDDIGETMVLRHKEVHHFFFLPFREQPIYSTRAHVFQIDPNTKKNWMPTSKHALTVSYFYDSTRNVYRIISLDGSKAIINSTITPNMTFTKTSQKFGQWADSRANTVYGLGFSSEHHLFKFADKFAEYKEAARLAKEKSVEKMELANSPSQESPADIHSPLTPPVTADLCRINGTGDDVTLSDVSTNSMLQSDLSPTTPTFAHSPTTNKHWEAELAALKNNNAKLTAALLESTANVKQWKQQLAVYQDEAERLHKRVSELESQSSQTNVIKSQKTELNKTIEELECTLKAKEEEMVRMKEEVEKAKQFQSQKDELTRKLEETDIRNKELEEQLTDLEQRLESSQVDQENLRKNLKIMLEILDGKIFELTELRDNLAKLIEDS, from the exons ATGGAGGCCAGGGAAATGGTGATTCGTCTGCCCGGTCGTTCCAGTGTGCCTGACGACATTGGAGAAACCATGGTGCTCAGGCACAAAGAGGTTCACCACTTTTTCTTCCTGCCTTTCAGGGAGCAGCCCATCTACAGCACAAGGGCACACGTCTTCCAGATAGACCCCAACACTAAGAAGAACTGGATGCCCACCAGCAAGCATGCGCTTACTGTTTCTTACTTCTATGACAGTACTAGAAATGTATACAGGATAATCAGCTTGGACGGATCAAAG GCAATAATAAACAGCACTATCACCCCAAACATGACCTTCACGAAGACGTCACAGAAGTTTGGGCAGTGGGCAGACAGCCGTGCCAACACAGTTTATGGGCTGGGTTTCTCTTCTGAACATCATCTGTTCAAG TTTGCAGATAAATTTGCAGAGTACAAGGAAGCTGCAAGGTTAGCCAAGGAGAAATCAGTAGAAAAGATGGAGCTGGCAAATTCACCCTCTCAG GAATCACCTGCCGACATTCATTCCCCCTTGACTCCACCCGTCACCGCTGACCTCTGCCGAATCAATGGCACTGGCGATGACGTCACCCTCTCTGACGTGTCGACCAATTCTATGCTTCAATCAGATTTGTCACCAACTACGCCAACTTTTGCACACAG CCCGACTACCAACAAACATTGGGAAGCAGAACTTGCAGCACTAAAGAACAACAATGCCAAGCTTACAGCTGCACTGCTGGAGTCCACAGCCAATGTCAAACAATGGAAACAGCAGCTAGCAGTCTACCAGGATGAGGCTGAAAGGCTACACAAACGG GTGTCAGAACTGGAGAGTCAGAGTAGTCAAACCAATGTGATCAAATCCCAGAAAACTGAACTGAACAAAACAATAGAGGAGCTGGAGTGTACACTGAAGGCAAAAGAAGAG GAAATGGTGCGAATGAAAGAAGAAGTAGAAAAGGCCAAGCAGTTTCAGTCTCAGAAAGATGAACTCACACGAAAATTAGAG GAGACAGACATAAGGAACAAAGAGCTGGAAGAACAGTTAACTGATCTGGAGCAACGTCTggagtcaagtcaagtggatCAGGAGAACCTTCGCAAGAACCTCAAAATCATGCTGGAGATTCTAGATGGAAAGATCTTTGAGTTGACTGAGCTGCGAGACAACCTAGCTAAGCTTATAGAGGACAGCTAG
- the LOC127643209 gene encoding homer protein homolog 1-like isoform X2 — translation MSAQTASKAAIFSAGRRNSSNRNLQSQQGENNDMGEQPIYSTRAHVFQIDPNTKKNWMPTSKHALTVSYFYDSTRNVYRIISLDGSKAIINSTITPNMTFTKTSQKFGQWADSRANTVYGLGFSSEHHLFKFADKFAEYKEAARLAKEKSVEKMELANSPSQESPADIHSPLTPPVTADLCRINGTGDDVTLSDVSTNSMLQSDLSPTTPTFAHSPTTNKHWEAELAALKNNNAKLTAALLESTANVKQWKQQLAVYQDEAERLHKRVSELESQSSQTNVIKSQKTELNKTIEELECTLKAKEEEMVRMKEEVEKAKQFQSQKDELTRKLEETDIRNKELEEQLTDLEQRLESSQVDQENLRKNLKIMLEILDGKIFELTELRDNLAKLIEDS, via the exons ATGAGCGCACAGACCGCATCTAAAGCCGCTATTTTCAGCGCTGGAAGAAGAAACTCGTCAAATAGAAATCTCCAGTCTCAGCAAGGGGAAAATAACGACATGGG GGAGCAGCCCATCTACAGCACAAGGGCACACGTCTTCCAGATAGACCCCAACACTAAGAAGAACTGGATGCCCACCAGCAAGCATGCGCTTACTGTTTCTTACTTCTATGACAGTACTAGAAATGTATACAGGATAATCAGCTTGGACGGATCAAAG GCAATAATAAACAGCACTATCACCCCAAACATGACCTTCACGAAGACGTCACAGAAGTTTGGGCAGTGGGCAGACAGCCGTGCCAACACAGTTTATGGGCTGGGTTTCTCTTCTGAACATCATCTGTTCAAG TTTGCAGATAAATTTGCAGAGTACAAGGAAGCTGCAAGGTTAGCCAAGGAGAAATCAGTAGAAAAGATGGAGCTGGCAAATTCACCCTCTCAG GAATCACCTGCCGACATTCATTCCCCCTTGACTCCACCCGTCACCGCTGACCTCTGCCGAATCAATGGCACTGGCGATGACGTCACCCTCTCTGACGTGTCGACCAATTCTATGCTTCAATCAGATTTGTCACCAACTACGCCAACTTTTGCACACAG CCCGACTACCAACAAACATTGGGAAGCAGAACTTGCAGCACTAAAGAACAACAATGCCAAGCTTACAGCTGCACTGCTGGAGTCCACAGCCAATGTCAAACAATGGAAACAGCAGCTAGCAGTCTACCAGGATGAGGCTGAAAGGCTACACAAACGG GTGTCAGAACTGGAGAGTCAGAGTAGTCAAACCAATGTGATCAAATCCCAGAAAACTGAACTGAACAAAACAATAGAGGAGCTGGAGTGTACACTGAAGGCAAAAGAAGAG GAAATGGTGCGAATGAAAGAAGAAGTAGAAAAGGCCAAGCAGTTTCAGTCTCAGAAAGATGAACTCACACGAAAATTAGAG GAGACAGACATAAGGAACAAAGAGCTGGAAGAACAGTTAACTGATCTGGAGCAACGTCTggagtcaagtcaagtggatCAGGAGAACCTTCGCAAGAACCTCAAAATCATGCTGGAGATTCTAGATGGAAAGATCTTTGAGTTGACTGAGCTGCGAGACAACCTAGCTAAGCTTATAGAGGACAGCTAG